A genomic window from Pseudanabaena yagii GIHE-NHR1 includes:
- a CDS encoding DUF3782 domain-containing protein, with product MSENTITLDDIFALFRESEQQRQEYQHQAELEMAELRKTIEQTNKQIEQTNKQVGGLTSRWAEFVENLIKPAAARIFREQGIDVHYTAMRVKGDDDRGSMEIDILVENGNEIVAIEVKSHLEIRNVKRFLEVLARFKEAFPKYKNYKVYGAVAGIKIDEKADEYATQEGLFLIEPAGDSVIIANSQNLQPRIW from the coding sequence ATGTCCGAAAACACTATCACCCTAGACGACATCTTTGCTCTCTTCCGCGAAAGCGAACAACAACGCCAAGAATATCAGCACCAAGCCGAACTAGAAATGGCGGAACTCCGAAAGACTATTGAACAAACAAACAAACAAATTGAGCAAACTAACAAACAAGTTGGGGGACTAACCAGCAGATGGGCAGAATTTGTCGAAAACCTAATCAAGCCTGCTGCCGCTAGAATTTTTAGAGAACAAGGAATTGATGTTCATTACACAGCCATGCGGGTGAAAGGAGATGATGATCGTGGCTCAATGGAAATTGATATTCTGGTAGAAAATGGTAATGAAATAGTAGCAATTGAAGTGAAGTCCCATTTAGAAATTCGCAATGTGAAGCGATTTTTGGAAGTATTAGCAAGATTTAAAGAAGCATTTCCCAAATACAAAAACTATAAAGTTTATGGAGCCGTAGCAGGAATAAAAATTGATGAAAAGGCAGATGAATATGCAACACAAGAAGGACTATTTTTAATCGAACCCGCAGGAGATTCTGTCATTATTGCCAATAGTCAGAATTTACAGCCGAGAATCTGGTGA
- a CDS encoding Eco57I restriction-modification methylase domain-containing protein, protein MGMVSGLYSTVLQLTSASKLPTTDRARILNDFAHNFGWTPSDILEIPSTNEFAKAHLIIEHGLENQAVITFLQRRYSDLNYEERKRLLNISYNNLVDWHIQIESDQISYIFNRCDPEKIVETRHISHDNLDNLRSKAFEQISGKRQNPNLPALDDALINTISFWKRNLYSEMGNSISNRELSALFNAIIFTRAVEDNFRRLYPFRAEEFSNSQALFENVIQSRGEQLTIRKAIFRTLEYFDQKEIPQYLIDESLLSVFDGLDGQTLEVLVRDFYRIKYAKPYKYDFSLISKHALSRIYERYTSLLRFTENDADQLSFFPPLPDEIQNKAHGSVYTPQFIAGFFARYLREQMPPMEFKRLRTLEPAIGSGIFLRTLLEIQCDPTQGGITTEFIETAFSNVTGLDIDPNACHSALLSLSLLYLVLTDKLPSNLEIKVEEAIKYTQDHPELKNSFGAVIANPPFVSLGDQNEATRARVADFMGTTSQGKVDLSLAFLKIAIESLKPGGYGLFVLPHKFLLSKSDSGIRNLISQTAWIRCLVDLSAIQVFGDVNTYVILLIFQKRYSLDQAPMATIAQCQELLGKALQDIVEGRQSETKFYNIFNVNQDVFESDEWIIQTPTTASIERKLKLLPTIGEFMNIRVGVQTGSNEVFIVPRWQIPKGEDGIFIPFLSDREMESYTTPKQTESYLFYPYAEGKKLNEDDLKLRYPKTWEYLLQHKVKLEARAAVRKNQVLWWELERSRSEYLQQAKIVSPHLAIMPRFSIDSAGKFAVVRSPVIFPKERNVESELLRYFAAVLNSSVCYRYISEHSHKYGSGYSMLEPKSLLKTPVPDPTKVNSSTMHNLLLLVDKRLLASGSEIIDIETEIDHIVADLYGFSEEELAIYGNSR, encoded by the coding sequence ATGGGAATGGTTTCTGGGTTGTACAGCACTGTTTTGCAACTTACATCGGCATCAAAACTGCCGACCACTGACCGTGCAAGAATTTTGAATGATTTTGCTCACAATTTTGGGTGGACTCCAAGTGATATTTTAGAAATACCCTCAACCAATGAATTTGCAAAAGCTCATTTAATAATTGAACATGGTCTAGAAAACCAAGCTGTCATAACTTTCCTCCAAAGAAGATATTCGGATCTGAATTATGAAGAAAGAAAACGATTACTCAACATATCCTATAACAATTTAGTTGATTGGCATATTCAGATCGAATCTGACCAAATTTCGTATATTTTTAACCGTTGTGATCCAGAGAAAATTGTAGAAACTCGTCATATTTCTCATGATAATTTAGATAATTTGAGAAGCAAAGCATTTGAGCAAATTTCAGGAAAGAGACAAAATCCTAATCTTCCTGCTCTAGATGATGCCCTAATCAATACAATTTCATTTTGGAAGCGCAATTTATATTCTGAGATGGGAAACTCAATCTCTAATAGAGAGTTGTCTGCTCTGTTTAATGCAATTATATTTACTAGAGCGGTTGAAGATAATTTTCGTCGTCTTTACCCATTTAGGGCTGAGGAGTTTTCAAATTCGCAAGCTTTGTTTGAGAACGTTATTCAATCTAGAGGTGAACAATTAACAATTCGCAAAGCAATTTTTAGAACTCTCGAATATTTTGATCAAAAAGAAATACCACAATATCTAATAGATGAATCTTTACTTAGTGTTTTTGATGGTCTAGATGGACAAACCCTAGAAGTTCTTGTAAGAGATTTTTATAGAATCAAATACGCAAAGCCCTATAAATATGACTTCTCTCTCATATCCAAACATGCTCTGAGTCGTATTTATGAAAGATATACCAGTCTTTTAAGATTTACAGAAAATGATGCCGATCAGCTTAGTTTCTTTCCACCTTTACCAGATGAAATACAAAACAAAGCTCATGGTAGTGTTTATACGCCTCAATTTATAGCAGGTTTTTTTGCAAGATATCTACGTGAGCAAATGCCACCGATGGAGTTTAAGAGATTGCGTACATTGGAACCTGCTATCGGTTCTGGTATTTTTTTGAGAACACTTTTGGAGATTCAATGCGATCCTACCCAAGGTGGCATAACAACTGAATTTATCGAAACAGCATTTAGCAATGTAACTGGTCTAGATATTGATCCCAATGCATGCCATTCAGCTCTCTTATCACTTTCTTTGCTCTATTTAGTTCTTACAGATAAATTACCATCTAATCTTGAAATAAAAGTGGAGGAAGCTATTAAGTATACTCAAGACCATCCAGAATTAAAAAATAGTTTTGGTGCTGTTATTGCTAATCCACCATTTGTATCATTAGGAGATCAAAATGAAGCAACAAGAGCGAGAGTTGCTGATTTTATGGGAACTACTTCTCAGGGAAAAGTAGATTTATCTTTAGCTTTCTTAAAGATAGCGATAGAATCCTTGAAACCTGGTGGATATGGTCTATTTGTTTTACCCCATAAATTCCTTTTGTCAAAAAGTGATTCTGGAATTCGCAACCTTATTTCTCAAACAGCTTGGATTCGTTGTTTAGTAGATCTTTCCGCTATTCAAGTTTTCGGGGATGTCAATACTTATGTTATTCTTCTGATTTTCCAGAAACGCTATAGTTTGGATCAAGCACCTATGGCTACTATTGCTCAATGCCAAGAATTATTGGGGAAAGCGTTACAAGATATAGTCGAAGGTCGTCAGTCAGAAACCAAATTTTACAATATTTTCAATGTGAATCAAGATGTTTTTGAATCTGATGAATGGATAATACAAACTCCTACAACTGCTAGTATCGAACGCAAATTAAAATTACTCCCAACTATTGGTGAGTTTATGAATATTCGAGTAGGCGTTCAAACTGGTAGTAACGAGGTATTTATAGTTCCAAGATGGCAAATACCAAAAGGAGAAGATGGTATTTTTATTCCATTTCTTTCAGATCGTGAAATGGAATCTTATACTACTCCTAAACAGACAGAAAGTTATTTGTTTTATCCATATGCTGAAGGTAAAAAGCTTAATGAAGATGATCTTAAACTAAGATATCCAAAAACATGGGAGTACTTATTACAACATAAAGTAAAGTTAGAGGCTCGTGCCGCAGTGCGAAAAAATCAAGTTCTTTGGTGGGAATTAGAAAGATCTCGATCTGAATATTTACAGCAAGCAAAAATTGTTAGTCCACACTTAGCGATTATGCCTAGATTTTCAATTGATAGTGCGGGTAAATTTGCTGTTGTTCGATCTCCAGTGATTTTTCCTAAGGAGCGCAATGTTGAAAGTGAGCTACTGCGATACTTTGCTGCTGTCTTAAATTCGAGTGTTTGCTATCGTTACATCTCCGAACATTCTCATAAATATGGCAGTGGGTATTCTATGTTAGAACCTAAAAGCTTGCTTAAGACTCCTGTTCCAGATCCAACAAAAGTAAATTCTTCTACCATGCACAACTTGCTACTTCTCGTTGATAAACGTCTGCTTGCTTCAGGCTCTGAAATTATAGATATCGAGACAGAAATTGACCATATTGTAGCTGATTTATACGGATTTAGTGAGGAAGAACTGGCTATATATGGCAACTCAAGATAA
- a CDS encoding prevent-host-death protein, with the protein MTNALQYICDSEGQTVSVVVPIDFWRELMAERETAYLLSSPIMRERLLAARKRQDGISLEAACEKLGI; encoded by the coding sequence ATGACTAACGCATTACAATACATCTGTGATTCAGAAGGACAAACAGTATCGGTAGTTGTCCCTATCGACTTTTGGCGAGAACTAATGGCAGAGAGAGAAACTGCCTATTTACTCAGTAGTCCAATCATGAGAGAAAGACTACTTGCAGCCAGAAAACGTCAAGATGGAATCTCTTTGGAAGCAGCCTGTGAAAAACTTGGAATTTGA
- a CDS encoding DUF6883 domain-containing protein, whose amino-acid sequence MKLPNGDRPEISMQKILGYCLNINHDKGKDKARVFESRLGITIQNADSLVELIQVAAVEGEVVQESNTRFGKEYKVDWEIPNTGGAELRTIWEVSIESGYPRLISAFLKREK is encoded by the coding sequence ATGAAATTACCAAATGGCGATCGCCCTGAAATTTCTATGCAAAAGATTTTAGGATATTGCTTAAACATCAACCATGATAAGGGTAAAGACAAGGCAAGGGTGTTTGAATCCAGACTGGGTATTACAATTCAAAATGCTGATAGTTTGGTTGAATTAATTCAAGTTGCGGCAGTTGAAGGTGAAGTTGTGCAGGAGAGTAATACAAGATTTGGTAAAGAATACAAGGTGGATTGGGAAATTCCTAATACAGGAGGTGCTGAACTAAGAACTATTTGGGAAGTTAGTATAGAATCTGGTTATCCACGATTGATTAGTGCTTTTTTAAAGAGAGAGAAATAA
- a CDS encoding nucleotidyltransferase domain-containing protein → MITTIKNKQLFVLLNELKCGLVELYGDRLFSLILFGSHARGEATSESDIDGMVVLADPVNAVEERSRMSSLFWYFSREYDELISIIPISKSRFLAGEISFLRVVKREGIEI, encoded by the coding sequence ATGATTACAACTATTAAGAACAAGCAATTATTTGTTTTGTTGAATGAGCTAAAGTGTGGTCTGGTAGAACTCTATGGAGACAGATTGTTTTCGTTGATTCTTTTTGGTTCTCATGCAAGAGGAGAGGCTACTTCTGAATCAGATATTGATGGGATGGTAGTTTTGGCAGATCCTGTTAACGCAGTTGAGGAGCGATCAAGAATGTCTAGTCTTTTTTGGTACTTCTCGAGGGAATACGATGAATTAATCTCAATTATCCCAATATCAAAATCTCGATTTTTAGCAGGTGAAATTTCTTTTCTGAGAGTGGTTAAGCGTGAAGGTATTGAGATATGA
- a CDS encoding type II toxin-antitoxin system VapC family toxin, protein MSGEIALDTSVAVRFLNGDPEVVSRVLALPEIFLSAIVAGELLFGAENSTRALKNLPRYLEFIEACVVVPIERRTAVVYAQTRLALKRKGRPIPMNDVWIAAHCLERGWVLVTDDSDFDYVDGLVIEHW, encoded by the coding sequence ATGAGTGGTGAAATTGCGCTAGATACTTCTGTTGCAGTTCGTTTTTTGAATGGTGATCCTGAAGTTGTTTCAAGGGTTTTGGCATTGCCAGAGATATTTTTATCGGCGATTGTGGCGGGCGAGTTATTGTTTGGCGCTGAGAACTCTACCCGCGCATTAAAAAATTTACCTCGCTATTTGGAGTTTATTGAGGCTTGTGTAGTTGTTCCGATTGAGAGAAGAACGGCGGTTGTTTATGCACAAACCCGTTTGGCTTTGAAGCGAAAGGGGCGACCAATTCCGATGAATGATGTTTGGATTGCGGCGCATTGTTTGGAACGTGGTTGGGTGCTTGTGACTGATGATTCAGATTTTGATTATGTGGATGGTTTGGTGATAGAGCATTGGTAA
- a CDS encoding Txe/YoeB family addiction module toxin — protein sequence MESLWKQPVKNLEFDADTFEDLAWWIENDRKKALKIIKLIREVQRNPFEGTGQPEALKHDLSGCWSRRIDQEHRLVYEVLDDKIRILACRFHY from the coding sequence ATGGAATCTCTTTGGAAGCAGCCTGTGAAAAACTTGGAATTTGATGCAGATACTTTTGAGGACTTAGCTTGGTGGATTGAAAATGATCGTAAAAAAGCTTTAAAAATCATCAAACTGATTCGTGAAGTCCAACGTAATCCATTTGAAGGCACAGGACAACCTGAAGCTCTAAAACACGATCTATCTGGTTGTTGGTCACGCCGTATCGATCAAGAACATCGTCTAGTTTATGAAGTCCTAGACGATAAAATTAGAATTCTCGCTTGCCGTTTTCACTACTAG
- a CDS encoding BrnT family toxin encodes MSTTFEWDEQKDADNKAKHGLDFETAQYAFFDPNRLIVHDSEHSELEERWFCIGKVDDLVLTVRFTYRDGVIRIFGAAQWRKWRKFYEQHNS; translated from the coding sequence ATGAGTACCACTTTCGAGTGGGATGAGCAAAAAGATGCTGATAACAAGGCAAAGCATGGCTTAGATTTTGAAACTGCTCAATATGCTTTTTTCGATCCCAACCGATTGATTGTCCATGATTCGGAACATAGTGAGTTGGAGGAACGTTGGTTTTGTATCGGAAAAGTAGATGATCTTGTATTGACAGTGCGTTTTACTTATCGAGATGGAGTGATTCGGATATTTGGAGCTGCTCAATGGCGTAAATGGAGGAAATTTTATGAACAACACAATTCCTGA
- a CDS encoding HEPN domain-containing protein produces MSNDDLETAQLPCDSGRYRSAISRAYYFYMTQYLLLSEGLDTSTHKGVLKMLSLHFVKTGKITPSVADLLREAYDARQTCDYEFDMTEDEEMAKNAISNAQTFISEVKMLLS; encoded by the coding sequence TTGTCCAATGATGATCTGGAAACTGCTCAATTGCCCTGCGATTCTGGACGTTATCGTTCTGCTATATCACGTGCTTATTATTTTTATATGACTCAATATTTACTTCTCTCTGAGGGATTGGATACTTCTACTCATAAAGGAGTTCTTAAGATGCTTAGTCTACATTTTGTGAAAACAGGGAAAATAACTCCAAGTGTTGCAGACTTGCTGAGGGAAGCTTACGATGCCAGACAAACTTGTGATTATGAATTTGATATGACTGAGGATGAGGAAATGGCGAAAAATGCCATCTCTAACGCTCAAACTTTTATTTCTGAAGTTAAAATGCTACTTTCTTAA
- a CDS encoding type II toxin-antitoxin system PemK/MazF family toxin — MNIKQGEVWLADLGIAAKTRPVVIVSRYDANPPRVLAIYVPLTTQYRNSEYEVVLPNLKFLNQSSIANVQGIASIPTARLERKLGDLPSDVMLQIKQAIIFALDLSL, encoded by the coding sequence ATGAATATTAAGCAGGGTGAAGTTTGGTTAGCGGATTTAGGCATAGCTGCGAAGACTCGTCCTGTTGTCATTGTTTCTCGTTATGATGCAAATCCTCCAAGAGTTTTAGCAATTTATGTTCCTCTGACGACTCAGTATAGAAATAGTGAGTATGAAGTCGTACTTCCTAACTTGAAGTTTCTCAATCAATCATCTATAGCTAATGTTCAGGGTATTGCTTCTATTCCTACTGCAAGATTAGAACGCAAGTTGGGAGATTTGCCAAGTGATGTGATGTTACAAATCAAGCAAGCGATTATTTTTGCATTGGATTTAAGTTTGTAA
- a CDS encoding amylo-alpha-1,6-glucosidase, whose protein sequence is MPNTTKLAIIEPATIEVGGRTFVPIDKSLISPWVCVTGEHPIATLTLKDDDLFLITDTLGNISDLSCRLGGIEDSMGLFCRDTRFLSRLELQINARSPISFSSTARKGFAMTVLCANPEIDDEKGGHIKAETIDIHREIVIKGGFFEQTQVTNYNTHPVSFMLSLSLDADFLDLFEVRGARREKRGNFLRYVPNQDQKSAEILPKEIVLAYEGLDGALMESRVQFHSFQPQEIQGYTAIWHVELAAHESRTIGYRIHLFTNNSPTSIVSVPETFTQAKTEELLEEKLWTEQITKIQTDNKSLNHVIDRAVQDIYLLRQTSEKYNFLSAGVPWFSTLFGRDSIISASQTLALDPTIARDTLSLLAYFQGKVDNEWQDEQKGKILHEIRLGEMARCHEVPHTPYYGTVDATPLWLMLYAEYYAWTADQPTLDQLWPNALSAMAWIDRNCQETGYLRYYRSSDKGLLNQGWKDSENCIVNSKGEIAEGAIALCEVQGYVYAAKIRMSELAEKRQLFDLADLWRSQAQDLKSRFNHDFWMPDQDYCAIALDGKGKQVDSITSNAGHCLNLGIFDYEKAISVAARLNAPDMFNGWGIRTLSSLSPAYNPMGYHIGSVWPHDNSLIAIGMRSHSLVKQSLRIAQGLIDMTIAQPYHRPPELLCGYEHDGFSFPVQYPVACSPQAWATGSIFQLIAVMVNFVPDAPNNQLRILDPCLLNSINRLSIQNLRIGQTLLDLEFERLGDTTACRVNKKRGNVRVIIEA, encoded by the coding sequence ATGCCCAACACAACTAAATTAGCGATCATTGAACCTGCGACAATTGAAGTTGGAGGCAGGACATTTGTTCCTATTGATAAAAGTTTGATTTCTCCTTGGGTTTGTGTCACTGGTGAGCATCCGATCGCTACCTTGACCTTAAAGGACGATGATTTATTCCTAATTACGGATACATTGGGCAATATCTCAGATCTAAGCTGCCGCCTTGGTGGTATTGAAGATAGCATGGGTTTGTTTTGTCGTGACACTAGGTTTTTGAGCCGTCTAGAGTTACAAATTAATGCGCGATCGCCTATTTCCTTTAGTAGTACAGCGCGTAAAGGCTTTGCGATGACGGTGTTATGTGCAAATCCCGAAATTGACGATGAAAAGGGTGGTCACATTAAAGCAGAAACCATTGATATCCATCGAGAAATTGTGATTAAAGGTGGTTTCTTTGAGCAGACCCAAGTAACTAACTACAATACACATCCAGTGAGCTTTATGCTCAGTTTAAGCCTAGATGCGGATTTTCTGGATTTATTTGAAGTGAGGGGAGCTAGGCGCGAAAAAAGAGGTAACTTCCTACGCTATGTTCCCAATCAAGATCAGAAATCTGCGGAAATTCTACCTAAAGAAATTGTACTTGCCTACGAGGGACTAGATGGCGCTTTGATGGAATCACGGGTTCAGTTTCACTCTTTTCAGCCTCAAGAAATCCAAGGCTATACTGCCATCTGGCACGTAGAATTAGCTGCCCATGAATCGAGAACGATTGGATATCGGATTCATTTGTTTACGAATAATTCTCCAACCTCGATAGTGAGTGTGCCTGAAACCTTTACGCAGGCGAAAACTGAGGAGTTGTTAGAAGAGAAACTTTGGACAGAACAAATTACGAAAATTCAAACTGACAATAAATCTCTGAATCATGTCATTGATCGCGCTGTACAGGATATTTATTTACTCAGACAGACATCAGAAAAGTATAACTTCCTTTCGGCAGGAGTGCCTTGGTTTTCAACTTTATTTGGCAGAGATTCGATCATTTCTGCTTCGCAAACCTTGGCTTTAGATCCCACGATCGCCCGTGATACGCTCTCCCTTTTGGCTTACTTTCAAGGCAAAGTTGATAACGAATGGCAAGATGAGCAGAAGGGGAAAATTCTCCATGAAATCAGGCTAGGAGAGATGGCGCGTTGTCATGAAGTTCCCCATACTCCCTACTATGGAACCGTAGATGCGACTCCTCTCTGGTTAATGCTCTATGCTGAATATTATGCTTGGACTGCGGATCAGCCCACCTTAGATCAGCTATGGCCGAATGCGCTCTCGGCAATGGCATGGATCGATCGCAACTGCCAAGAAACGGGATATCTCCGTTATTATCGTTCCTCGGACAAAGGTTTGCTCAATCAGGGTTGGAAAGATTCCGAAAATTGTATTGTCAATAGTAAAGGAGAAATCGCAGAGGGCGCGATCGCTTTATGTGAAGTGCAGGGCTATGTCTATGCCGCCAAAATCCGCATGAGTGAGTTAGCGGAAAAAAGACAGTTGTTTGATCTTGCAGATCTTTGGCGATCGCAGGCACAGGATTTAAAATCAAGATTCAATCACGATTTTTGGATGCCCGATCAAGACTATTGCGCGATCGCCTTAGATGGAAAAGGTAAACAGGTTGATAGTATTACTTCTAATGCTGGTCATTGCTTGAATTTAGGGATTTTCGATTATGAAAAAGCAATCAGTGTCGCCGCCCGTTTAAATGCCCCTGATATGTTCAATGGTTGGGGTATTCGGACACTGAGCAGTCTATCTCCCGCTTACAATCCGATGGGATATCACATTGGTTCCGTTTGGCCCCATGATAATAGTCTGATCGCGATCGGGATGCGATCGCATAGTCTCGTCAAACAATCCCTGAGGATTGCTCAAGGCTTAATCGATATGACGATCGCTCAGCCCTATCACCGCCCACCTGAGTTATTGTGCGGCTATGAGCATGATGGCTTTAGTTTTCCCGTCCAATATCCTGTCGCCTGTTCACCGCAAGCTTGGGCAACGGGAAGCATCTTCCAATTAATTGCGGTTATGGTAAATTTTGTCCCCGATGCACCTAATAATCAACTTAGAATTCTCGATCCCTGCTTACTTAACTCTATCAATCGTTTGTCGATTCAAAACCTACGAATTGGACAAACATTACTAGATTTAGAGTTTGAGCGATTAGGCGATACTACTGCCTGTCGAGTCAATAAAAAACGCGGCAATGTCCGCGTCATCATTGAGGCATAG
- a CDS encoding DUF4926 domain-containing protein — MKTPQLLDTIAILKPISIDRLSLMEAEYDFNSALPVGLVGTIVDIHQDNQGADYLVEFADSDGCEFAIAYLKANEFLTLQYELAAA, encoded by the coding sequence ATGAAAACTCCACAGTTACTCGATACGATCGCTATTTTAAAACCAATTTCTATAGATAGACTTTCTCTGATGGAAGCAGAATATGATTTTAATTCAGCTTTGCCAGTGGGTTTAGTTGGTACGATTGTGGATATTCATCAGGATAATCAGGGGGCTGATTATTTGGTGGAGTTTGCGGATTCTGATGGATGTGAGTTTGCGATCGCCTATTTGAAGGCTAATGAATTTCTTACTTTGCAATATGAGCTTGCTGCGGCTTAG
- a CDS encoding helicase-related protein codes for MHEKLMLYGIRYRPNYKIAIAESFPEISGEHLRPQLIAAIKTSPLAVEQVLLSAKIDTIITHLKTGTLIYTHYVEGMVEPLRKAIAAAGYKVGLFTGVEDTKERDSAKQKFIAREIDILIGTAPIGTGVDGLQYVCDRLIIASLPWTHAEYEQLVGRIYRQKSSFAKVEVIIPQVILDHQGDIWSWDRQYRWSRIQWKKSLADTAIDGVIPKGELASEKVVLQKAGEALQTWIDRVESGDIYEINREELRVPLPAAIAKILQRRFGDFSAMNNRFNNSYSHTTGDRLKAHPEEWYQYHHLYRAARETWQEIPYKKIAEKLQNYTNLQIGDFGCGEAKLAELLPNHQVHSFDHIAINAKVQACDIAHTPLPDATLDVAIFSLSLMGLNYADYLQEAHRTLKGGGSLLIAETISRWIDKKQELLDLITSWGFTVVKEQTSDRFLYINATKPLISLI; via the coding sequence ATGCACGAAAAACTGATGCTCTATGGCATCCGCTATCGTCCCAATTACAAGATTGCGATCGCCGAAAGCTTTCCCGAAATCTCAGGTGAACACCTGCGCCCCCAACTCATCGCCGCCATCAAAACCAGCCCCCTCGCCGTCGAGCAAGTCCTCCTCTCAGCCAAAATCGACACAATCATCACCCATCTCAAAACAGGAACCCTCATCTATACCCACTATGTCGAAGGCATGGTCGAACCACTCCGCAAAGCGATCGCCGCCGCAGGTTACAAGGTGGGCTTATTCACAGGCGTAGAAGACACCAAAGAACGTGATTCCGCCAAACAGAAATTCATCGCCAGAGAAATCGACATTCTCATCGGCACGGCTCCCATCGGTACAGGCGTAGATGGATTGCAATATGTATGCGATCGCCTGATTATCGCCAGCCTTCCTTGGACTCATGCCGAATACGAGCAACTAGTCGGACGCATCTATCGCCAAAAATCATCATTTGCCAAAGTAGAAGTAATCATTCCCCAAGTCATCCTCGACCATCAAGGCGATATCTGGTCATGGGATCGCCAATACCGATGGAGTCGCATCCAATGGAAAAAATCCCTCGCTGACACGGCGATCGATGGCGTAATTCCCAAGGGCGAACTTGCATCGGAAAAAGTCGTCCTCCAAAAAGCAGGAGAAGCCCTGCAAACATGGATCGATCGCGTCGAAAGTGGCGACATCTATGAAATCAACCGCGAAGAATTGCGCGTTCCCTTACCCGCCGCGATCGCTAAAATCCTACAACGCCGCTTTGGGGACTTCTCAGCGATGAACAACCGCTTCAATAATTCCTACAGCCACACCACAGGCGATCGCCTCAAAGCACATCCCGAAGAATGGTATCAATACCACCACCTCTATCGCGCCGCCCGTGAAACATGGCAAGAAATTCCCTACAAAAAAATCGCCGAAAAGCTCCAAAACTATACCAATCTCCAAATCGGTGACTTTGGTTGCGGTGAAGCCAAACTAGCCGAATTACTTCCCAATCACCAAGTCCATTCCTTCGACCACATCGCCATCAACGCCAAAGTACAAGCCTGTGACATCGCCCATACACCTCTCCCCGATGCAACCCTCGATGTCGCCATCTTTTCTCTATCCCTCATGGGCTTAAACTATGCCGACTATCTCCAAGAAGCCCATCGCACCCTCAAAGGTGGCGGCAGTTTATTGATTGCAGAAACCATCAGCCGATGGATAGATAAAAAACAAGAATTGCTAGATTTGATCACCAGTTGGGGATTCACGGTTGTGAAAGAACAAACAAGCGATCGCTTCCTCTACATCAATGCTACTAAGCCATTAATCTCTCTAATTTGA